From Actinopolymorpha cephalotaxi, one genomic window encodes:
- a CDS encoding lactate racemase domain-containing protein, with amino-acid sequence MSRPGFVLEVDDRTPPLVVHDGEGFRLEKFPLGTRVVYSPESQPGLRDVDAAIRHALEQPENSEPLRALLRPGMRLTIAFDDVSLPLPPMKRPDIRQRVVEQVLTMAAEAGVDDVEIIAALALHRRMKPSELQHALGERVYRSFAPDGLLYNHDAEDPDNLEFIGTTDQGEEVEINKRAAQSDLLVYVNINIVPMDGGHKSVPIGLASYRSLRHHHNSKTMVHSRSFMDHKKSAMHHSAWRMGRLLKDHLKIFTIETTLNNDVFPAPYDFLNKREWEWNVRDQATMLAAKRGLAVAPSKLRRKIFQGIQAPYGITGVHAGETEAVHEKTLAKVYSQQAVEVQGQSDVLIMGVPYLCPYNVDAVMNPILATCMGLGYFFNSYRNKPVVRPGGAVILYHPVPYEFSQLHHPSYVDFFEEVLAESTDPATIEQRFEKQYATDPWYIHLYRTSYAYHGVHPFYMWYWAAHAMDHVGDVVWVGADRRAVERMGFRSASTLADALEMVSGTVGRSPSITYTHNPPHLISDVR; translated from the coding sequence GTGAGCCGACCAGGATTCGTACTCGAGGTCGACGACCGGACGCCACCCCTCGTCGTGCACGACGGCGAGGGCTTCCGGCTGGAGAAGTTCCCGCTCGGCACCCGGGTGGTCTACTCCCCGGAGTCGCAGCCGGGGCTTCGCGACGTGGACGCCGCGATCAGGCACGCGCTGGAGCAGCCGGAGAACTCCGAGCCGCTGCGGGCGCTGCTGCGGCCGGGCATGAGGCTCACCATCGCCTTCGACGACGTGTCGCTGCCGCTGCCTCCGATGAAGCGGCCGGACATCCGGCAGCGGGTCGTCGAGCAGGTGCTCACGATGGCCGCCGAGGCCGGCGTGGACGACGTGGAGATCATCGCGGCGCTGGCCCTGCACCGGCGGATGAAGCCGAGCGAGCTCCAGCACGCGCTCGGCGAACGCGTCTACCGCTCGTTCGCCCCGGACGGACTGCTCTACAACCACGACGCCGAGGACCCCGACAACCTCGAGTTCATCGGCACCACCGACCAGGGCGAAGAGGTCGAGATCAACAAGCGGGCGGCGCAGTCCGACCTGCTGGTGTACGTCAACATCAACATCGTGCCGATGGACGGCGGGCACAAGTCGGTGCCGATCGGCCTGGCGTCCTACCGCTCGCTGCGCCACCACCACAACAGCAAGACCATGGTCCACTCGCGGTCCTTCATGGACCACAAGAAGTCGGCCATGCACCACTCCGCCTGGCGGATGGGCCGGCTGTTGAAGGACCACCTGAAGATCTTCACGATCGAGACCACGCTCAACAACGACGTCTTCCCCGCGCCGTACGACTTCCTCAACAAGCGCGAGTGGGAGTGGAACGTCCGCGACCAGGCCACCATGCTGGCCGCCAAGCGCGGGTTGGCGGTGGCCCCGTCGAAGCTCCGGCGCAAGATCTTCCAGGGGATCCAGGCGCCCTACGGCATCACCGGGGTGCATGCCGGTGAGACCGAGGCCGTGCACGAGAAGACGCTGGCCAAGGTCTACAGCCAGCAGGCGGTCGAGGTGCAGGGCCAGTCCGACGTCCTCATCATGGGCGTGCCCTACCTCTGCCCGTACAACGTCGACGCGGTGATGAACCCCATCCTCGCCACCTGCATGGGCCTGGGGTACTTCTTCAACTCCTACCGCAACAAGCCGGTGGTCCGGCCCGGCGGCGCGGTGATCCTCTACCACCCGGTGCCGTACGAGTTCAGCCAGCTGCACCACCCGAGCTACGTCGACTTCTTCGAGGAGGTGCTGGCGGAGTCGACCGACCCGGCGACGATCGAGCAGCGCTTCGAGAAGCAGTACGCCACCGACCCGTGGTACATCCACCTCTACCGCACGTCGTACGCCTACCACGGCGTGCACCCGTTCTACATGTGGTACTGGGCGGCGCACGCGATGGACCACGTGGGCGACGTCGTGTGGGTCGGTGCGGACCGCCGCGCGGTGGAGCGGATGGGCTTCCGGTCCGCCTCCACCCTCGCCGACGCGCTGGAGATGGTGAGCGGCACGGTCGGGCGTTCGCCGTCGATCACCTACACGCACAACCCGCCGCACCTGATCTCGGATGTGCGGTGA
- a CDS encoding lysophospholipid acyltransferase family protein, with product MSSKNPVRFVRETAQDVRTVARGWRWGRRPLVPLSAQPFQPPKQPSVFPTAWARTPTANAVRDVVQRFGLHPLLSSTITPHSAGLDVLTTLKPPVLFVANHTSHLDTPLILCSLPDEWRRRTAVAAAADYFFDTWWRASGSAMVFNTFPIERRGGTLSTTPGDVLDQGWNVVVFPEGTRSVDGWATRFRLGAAWLAVEHGVPVVPIGIRGSYAAMPRGRGWPRPGRLPVRIRFGAPVWPAEGEAPRTFAPRIQQAVSRLLDEDATSWWDATRRAARGETPDPAGPQVASWRRIWAQTAPPAEGRKRGAWR from the coding sequence ATGAGCAGCAAGAATCCCGTGCGCTTCGTCCGGGAGACCGCGCAGGACGTACGGACGGTGGCGCGCGGCTGGCGCTGGGGACGGCGGCCGCTGGTGCCGTTGTCGGCCCAGCCGTTCCAGCCGCCGAAGCAGCCCTCGGTGTTCCCGACGGCCTGGGCCCGCACCCCCACCGCCAACGCCGTGCGCGACGTGGTGCAGCGCTTCGGGCTGCACCCGTTGCTGAGCTCCACCATCACCCCGCATTCGGCCGGGCTGGACGTCCTGACCACGCTGAAGCCGCCGGTGCTGTTCGTGGCCAACCACACCTCGCACCTGGACACCCCGCTGATCCTGTGTTCGCTGCCGGACGAGTGGCGCCGCCGCACCGCGGTGGCGGCCGCGGCCGACTACTTCTTCGACACCTGGTGGCGGGCGAGCGGTTCGGCGATGGTGTTCAACACCTTCCCGATCGAACGCCGCGGCGGCACCCTGTCGACCACCCCGGGCGACGTGCTCGATCAGGGCTGGAACGTCGTGGTGTTCCCCGAGGGAACGCGCTCGGTGGACGGCTGGGCCACCCGGTTCCGGCTGGGCGCGGCCTGGCTGGCCGTCGAGCACGGCGTACCCGTCGTCCCGATCGGGATCCGCGGCTCCTACGCCGCGATGCCGCGCGGGCGTGGCTGGCCCCGTCCGGGCAGGCTGCCGGTGCGGATCCGGTTCGGTGCGCCGGTGTGGCCGGCCGAGGGCGAGGCGCCGCGCACGTTCGCGCCCCGCATCCAGCAGGCCGTGTCGCGGCTGCTCGACGAGGACGCGACCAGCTGGTGGGATGCCACCCGGCGGGCCGCACGGGGCGAGACCCCCGACCCGGCCGGGCCGCAGGTCGCCTCGTGGCGCCGGATCTGGGCACAGACCGCACCGCCCGCCGAGGGCCGCAAGCGCGGTGCGTGGCGTTAG
- a CDS encoding YbhB/YbcL family Raf kinase inhibitor-like protein, translating into MSSAPNPYDALPKVASFTLTSDDIADGRTLATPHLSGIFGAGGSDTSPHLAWSGFPEETRSFAVTVYDPDAPTASGFWHWAVYNLPVTTTELPTGAGDAAGAKLPDGAVTLINDGGVRQYLGAAPPPGHGPHRYYFVVHALDVDSLDLPEGASPALLGFNLFGHTVGRAMLVPTFEA; encoded by the coding sequence ATGAGCTCGGCACCGAACCCCTACGACGCGCTGCCGAAGGTGGCTTCGTTCACCTTGACCAGCGACGACATCGCCGACGGTCGCACCCTGGCGACGCCGCATCTGTCCGGGATCTTCGGTGCGGGCGGGTCCGACACCTCCCCACACCTGGCCTGGTCCGGCTTCCCCGAGGAGACCCGTAGCTTCGCCGTCACCGTCTACGACCCGGACGCGCCGACCGCGAGCGGCTTCTGGCACTGGGCGGTCTACAACCTCCCGGTGACCACGACCGAGCTGCCCACCGGCGCCGGTGACGCCGCCGGCGCCAAGCTGCCCGACGGCGCGGTCACCCTCATCAACGACGGCGGCGTACGCCAGTACCTCGGGGCCGCGCCGCCGCCCGGGCACGGTCCGCACCGGTACTACTTCGTGGTGCACGCCCTCGACGTGGACAGCCTCGACCTGCCCGAGGGGGCGAGCCCGGCGCTGCTCGGCTTCAACCTGTTCGGGCACACGGTCGGCCGGGCGATGCTCGTGCCGACCTTCGAGGCATGA
- the hisF gene encoding imidazole glycerol phosphate synthase subunit HisF, with protein MSGSSLAVRVIPCLDVDAGRVVKGVNFADLRDAGDPVEMAKVYDAEGADELTFLDVSASAQGRETTQDVVRRTAEQVFIPLTVGGGVRSVEDVDRLLRAGADKVGVNTAAIARPDLVAEIAHRFGSQVLVLSVDARRAEGMPSGFEVTTHGGRRGADLDAVEWARRGAELGAGEILLNSMDADGTKAGYDVEMIAAVRKVVDIPLIASGGAGKLADFPPAIDAGADAVLAASVFHFGDLRIGDVKETLRAAGHVVR; from the coding sequence ATGAGCGGCAGCAGCCTCGCGGTCCGGGTCATCCCGTGCCTCGACGTCGACGCCGGCCGCGTGGTCAAGGGCGTCAACTTCGCCGACCTCCGCGACGCCGGCGACCCGGTGGAGATGGCGAAGGTCTACGACGCCGAGGGCGCGGACGAGCTCACCTTCCTCGACGTCTCCGCGTCCGCGCAGGGCCGGGAGACCACCCAGGACGTCGTACGCCGTACCGCCGAGCAGGTGTTCATCCCGCTGACTGTCGGCGGGGGTGTGCGGTCGGTGGAGGACGTCGACCGGCTGCTGCGGGCCGGCGCGGACAAGGTCGGGGTCAACACCGCCGCGATCGCCCGGCCGGACCTGGTCGCGGAGATCGCCCACCGGTTCGGCTCACAGGTGCTGGTGCTGTCGGTGGACGCGCGCCGGGCCGAGGGGATGCCGTCCGGGTTCGAGGTGACCACCCACGGCGGGCGCCGGGGCGCCGACCTGGACGCGGTGGAGTGGGCGCGGCGCGGAGCCGAGCTGGGGGCGGGGGAGATCCTGCTCAACTCCATGGACGCCGACGGTACGAAAGCGGGCTACGACGTGGAGATGATCGCCGCCGTACGCAAGGTGGTCGACATCCCGCTGATCGCCAGCGGCGGCGCGGGCAAGCTCGCGGACTTCCCGCCGGCGATCGACGCCGGCGCCGACGCGGTGCTGGCGGCGAGCGTCTTCCACTTCGGCGACCTGCGGATCGGCGATGTCAAGGAGACCTTGCGCGCCGCCGGCCACGTCGTCCGCTGA
- a CDS encoding DUF427 domain-containing protein: MSTENRDTQVRDTHDRAASIRVETSPKRVRVMFGGHTVADSEHALLVWEKPYYPTYFLPARDVRTDAFRPTGGREHAPGLGEAEIHTVVVGEREATGAALWYRDSPVAEVQDTIRLDWNAMDAWFEEDEEVYVHPRDPYKRVDVLASSRHVRVEVGGVTVAETTRARILFETGLPPRYYLPKTDVRLDLLEPTALQTQCPYKGTASYYTVVADGGRHENLAWWYQHPTLESVKIAGLIAFYNEKIDLYVDGRHLPRPTTPFS; this comes from the coding sequence CCCAGGTCCGTGACACCCATGACCGCGCCGCCTCGATCCGGGTGGAGACCAGCCCCAAGCGGGTGCGGGTGATGTTCGGCGGCCACACCGTCGCCGACAGCGAGCACGCCCTGCTGGTCTGGGAGAAGCCGTACTACCCGACGTACTTCCTGCCCGCCCGCGACGTACGCACCGACGCGTTCCGCCCGACCGGTGGACGCGAGCACGCTCCCGGCCTGGGCGAGGCCGAGATCCACACGGTCGTCGTGGGCGAGCGCGAGGCGACGGGCGCTGCCCTGTGGTACCGCGACTCCCCCGTCGCCGAGGTCCAGGACACGATCCGCCTGGACTGGAACGCGATGGACGCGTGGTTCGAGGAGGACGAGGAGGTGTACGTCCACCCGCGCGACCCGTACAAGCGCGTGGATGTGCTGGCGAGCTCCCGGCACGTACGGGTGGAGGTCGGCGGAGTGACCGTCGCCGAGACCACCCGGGCACGGATCCTGTTCGAGACCGGCCTGCCGCCCCGCTACTACCTCCCCAAGACCGACGTGAGGCTCGACCTGCTGGAGCCGACCGCCCTTCAGACGCAGTGCCCCTACAAGGGAACCGCGAGCTACTACACGGTCGTGGCCGACGGCGGCCGGCACGAGAACCTCGCCTGGTGGTACCAGCACCCGACGTTGGAGAGCGTCAAGATCGCGGGCCTGATCGCGTTCTACAACGAGAAGATCGACCTGTACGTCGACGGGCGGCACCTCCCGCGGCCCACGACGCCCTTCAGCTGA